In Dromiciops gliroides isolate mDroGli1 chromosome 4, mDroGli1.pri, whole genome shotgun sequence, one DNA window encodes the following:
- the LOC122756086 gene encoding LOW QUALITY PROTEIN: THAP domain-containing protein 3-like (The sequence of the model RefSeq protein was modified relative to this genomic sequence to represent the inferred CDS: deleted 1 base in 1 codon): MPKSCAARQCCNSYSSRKKQLTFHRFPFSRPELLKEWVLNIGRGNFKPKQHTVICSEHFKPDCFSAFGNRKNLKQNAVPTVFAFQETAQLVRENTDPAGERSDAQGQLGKDFSAAGAGEYTPERKMENPLDKHQLSSDAEASENEASSYRTEEIASRLLPTSSPGQRGPLPLPASDHSYALLDLDALKKKLVLTLKENERLRRRLKMQRMAMRKMSSRLQALQEGKRRQKALQREEERPVA; the protein is encoded by the exons ATGCCCAAGTCGTGCGCGGCCCGGCAGTGCTGCAACAGCTACAGCAGCCGCAAGAAGCAGCTCACCTTCCACCGGTTCCCCTTCAGCCGCCCCGAGCTGCTGAAGGAATGGGTGCTCAACATCGGCCGAGGCAACTTCAAACCCAAGCAGCACACGGTCATCTGCTCGGAGCATTTCAAGCCGGACTGCTTCAGCGCCTTCGGCAACCGCAAGAACCTGAAGCAGAACGCGGTGCCCACGGTGTTTGCTTTCCAGGAGACAGCACAGCTGGTTAGGGAGAACACAGACCCTGCTGGCGAGAGGAGCGatgcacaggggcagctggggAAGGACTTCTCAGCTGCAGGGGCTGGGGAATATACCCcagaaaggaagatggaaaatcCACTTGACAAGCACCAGCTCTCTTCAGATGCTGAGGCTTCTGAAAACGAGGCCTCCTCCTACAGGACAGAAGAAATCGCCTCCCGCCTCCTGCCCACCAGCTCCCCAGGGCAGAGAGGGCCACTTCCCCTCCCGGCCTCAGATCACAGCTATGCCCTCCTGGActtagatgctttaaaaaaaaaa ctcgtgCTAACACTGAAGGAAAATGAGCGGCTCCGCAGGAGGCTAAAGATGCAGAGGATGGCAATGAGAAAGATGTCCAGCCGCCTTCAGGCTCTCCAAGAGGGTAAGAGGCGCCAGAAAGCCCtgcagagggaagaggagagaccaGTGGCCTGA
- the PEX19 gene encoding peroxisomal biogenesis factor 19, which produces MAAAEKESASGTDPEMDELLESALDDFDKAKPSPASPPTTKAPDASASQKRSPADTAKDALFASQEFFQELFDSELACQATAEFEKAMKELAEEEPHLVEQFQKLSEAAGRVGSDTASQQVFASCLKETLSGLAKNATDLQNSSMSEEELTKAMEGLGTEEGEGEGEGNILPIMQSIMQNLLSKDVLYPSLKEITEKYPEWLQSHREALPPEQFEKYQEQHNVMGKICEQFEKETAADSEDIQKARFEMVLDLMQQLQDLGHPPKELAGETPPGFNFDLDTLNLSGPPSASGEQCLIM; this is translated from the exons ATGGCCGCAGCTGAGAAAGAGAGCGCATCCGGCACGGACCCGGAGATGGACGAGCTTCTGGAAA GTGCCCTTGATGATTTCGATAAAGCCAAACCCTCCCCAGCATCCCCTCCTACCACCAAGGCCCCAGATGCTTCAGCTTCCCAGAAGAGATCGCCTGCAGACACAGCTAAA GATGCCCTCTTTGCCTCCCaagagttcttccaagaactgtTTGACAGTGAGCTAGCATGCCAAGCCACTGCAGAATTTGAGAAGGCTATGAAGGAGCTGGCTGAGGAGGAACCCCACCTGGTAGAGCAGTTCCAGAAGCTCTCTGAGGCAGCAGGGAGAGTGG GCAGTGATACAGCATCCCAACAAGTGTTTGCTTCCTGCCTGAAGGAAACACTCAGTGGACTAGCAAAAAATGCCACTGACCTTCAG AACTCCAGCATGTCTGAAGAGGAGCTGACCAAGGCCATGGAAGGGCTGGGcacagaagaaggggaaggggaaggagaaggcaaTATACTCCCCATTATGCAGAGCATTATGCAGAACCTATTATCCAAGGATGTACTATATCCGTCACTGAAAGAAATCACAGAGAAA TATCCAGAGTGGTTACAGAGCCACCGTGAAGCACTGCCTCCAGAACAATTTGAGAAGTATCAGGAACAGCACAACGTCATGGGCAAGATTTGTGAGCAGTTTGAAAAAGAGACGGCGGCCGATAGTGAGGACATACAGAAAGCCCGATTTGAGATGGTGCTAGATCTCATGCAGCAG ctTCAAGATTTGGGCCATCCCCCAAAGGAACTTGCGGGGGAAACg CCCCCTGGCTTCAACTTTGACCTTGACACCTTGAATTTGTCTGGCCCTCCAAGTGCCAGTGGTGAGCAGTGTCTGATCATGTGA